The Myxococcales bacterium genome includes a region encoding these proteins:
- a CDS encoding sigma-70 family RNA polymerase sigma factor, with product MALDVENLYRQYGPMVLRRCRRLLKDEGKALDAMHDTFVEMLRRKERLTEEAPAALLLTTATNVCLNKLRSARRHPEHDTDPDTVLLTHISHLASNENRTLGRRILDRLFSDTPESTQQIAVLHYVDRLTLEEVAHEVGLSVSGVRKRLRTLKARLPAETPELAPALEMQ from the coding sequence ATGGCGCTCGACGTGGAAAACCTCTATCGGCAGTACGGACCCATGGTCCTGCGACGCTGTCGCCGCCTGCTCAAAGACGAGGGAAAGGCCCTGGACGCGATGCACGACACCTTCGTGGAGATGCTGCGTCGCAAGGAACGCCTCACGGAGGAGGCCCCCGCCGCCCTCTTGCTCACGACCGCCACCAACGTTTGCCTCAACAAGCTCCGCAGTGCGCGCCGCCACCCCGAACACGACACCGATCCGGACACCGTCTTGCTCACCCACATCAGTCATTTGGCCTCGAACGAAAACCGCACGCTCGGGCGGCGCATCCTCGACCGCTTGTTCTCCGACACGCCGGAGTCCACGCAGCAGATCGCGGTGTTGCACTACGTGGATCGCCTCACCCTCGAAGAAGTGGCCCACGAGGTCGGCCTCTCGGTGTCAGGCGTGCGCAAACGCCTGAGAACTCTCAAAGCGCGACTTCCCGCGGAAACGCCCGAACTCGCCCCTGCCCTGGAGATGCAGTGA
- a CDS encoding caspase family protein — protein MRAPRSFLPAHPLSRALLHYLTHVTVSLLVFLGLLVLLARGAHAQEATGASPRLRRFALIVSSNDGGTGRAPLRFANTDARAMSDVLMQLGGLSPRDLILLPNANRTSVESGFDQLRTQLGQPATPGTRRELFVYYSGHSDEQGLLLGKDRITYRELRQWISDLGADVRIAVLDSCASGALIRLKGGAIRAPFLADVSTDARGHAFLTASSADESAQESDRVGAAFFTHYLVSGLRGAADASRDGRVTLGEAYQYAYDETLRRTENSRAGAQHPAYDIQLAGTGDLVMTDLRTTDAALVLGEKLAGRIYVRDASGRLLVELRKEPVYPVELGLSPGDYRVLLDADGRPFEAKVTLSQGSRKQLAQNDFRSTQALVTTVRGNSPPRFDAPLREVGFDLVAAPGVRLSGGGDEPVRHRFVLGLLGHSHELEGAQLSLAGNMVERTMSGAQLAAGFNLTKGFGKGAQLAGGVNIATGGFTGFAGAGLANVSRGPFKGAQLSSLNWSDGDFTGLQAASINFNDGAFRGLQAASVNVNGGGFTGMQAGAVNVNGGWLKGVQAGAVNVSEGLNGVQVAAVNIGGDVSGTQIAAINVARKVRGAQIGVINVAASVEGESLGLLPLVKDGYHRLALWSSDLSLSNLGIKLGGRHVYTLLGGGVGSGNDERRTYSTFVGLGGHITPWGGPLFLDIDLVATQQGNRDDFGERDSLVGTLRVVLGYEIARSFAVTLGPTYNVLTSWEGQDYETGLGVFEKVYREGDTTVRLFPGFVLGVQI, from the coding sequence ATGCGCGCCCCTCGATCGTTTCTGCCCGCACACCCTCTGTCCCGTGCGTTGCTGCATTACCTCACGCACGTGACGGTCTCGCTGCTGGTGTTCCTGGGTCTGCTCGTGCTCTTGGCCCGCGGGGCACACGCCCAGGAGGCCACGGGCGCAAGCCCCCGCCTGCGCCGCTTCGCCCTCATCGTCTCGTCGAACGACGGAGGCACCGGGCGCGCGCCGCTTCGCTTCGCCAACACCGATGCCCGCGCGATGTCCGATGTCCTGATGCAGCTTGGCGGTCTGTCTCCCCGCGATCTCATCCTCTTGCCGAACGCCAACCGCACCTCAGTGGAAAGCGGCTTCGATCAGCTGCGGACACAGCTCGGCCAGCCCGCCACGCCTGGCACACGCCGGGAACTCTTCGTCTACTACTCGGGCCACTCCGACGAGCAGGGGCTCCTGTTGGGCAAAGACCGCATCACGTACCGTGAGCTGCGCCAGTGGATCTCGGATCTGGGCGCGGACGTGCGCATCGCCGTGCTGGATTCGTGCGCCTCCGGGGCGCTGATCCGGCTCAAGGGCGGGGCCATACGGGCCCCCTTTTTGGCCGACGTCAGCACGGATGCGCGGGGCCATGCGTTCCTTACCGCCAGCTCGGCCGACGAATCGGCGCAAGAGTCGGACCGCGTGGGCGCGGCGTTCTTCACCCACTACCTGGTCTCTGGTCTGCGCGGGGCCGCGGACGCCAGCCGGGATGGGCGGGTCACCCTGGGTGAGGCCTATCAATACGCCTACGACGAGACCCTGAGACGCACGGAAAACAGCCGCGCGGGCGCTCAACACCCCGCTTACGACATCCAGCTCGCGGGCACGGGTGACCTGGTCATGACCGATCTGCGCACCACCGACGCGGCGCTGGTGCTCGGCGAGAAGCTCGCGGGCCGCATCTACGTACGTGATGCCTCCGGGCGCCTTCTGGTCGAACTGCGCAAGGAGCCCGTGTATCCCGTCGAGCTCGGTTTGTCGCCCGGTGACTACCGCGTGCTCCTCGACGCCGACGGGCGCCCCTTCGAGGCCAAGGTAACCTTGAGCCAAGGCAGCCGTAAGCAGCTCGCACAGAACGACTTCAGATCTACCCAAGCCCTGGTCACCACCGTGCGTGGAAATAGCCCTCCGCGCTTTGATGCCCCCCTGCGTGAGGTGGGCTTCGATCTGGTGGCTGCCCCTGGCGTTCGCCTGTCCGGTGGGGGCGACGAACCCGTGCGCCACCGGTTCGTCTTGGGATTGCTCGGGCACTCACATGAGCTCGAGGGCGCTCAACTGTCGCTCGCGGGCAACATGGTGGAACGAACCATGTCGGGTGCGCAACTTGCGGCGGGTTTCAACTTGACCAAGGGGTTCGGCAAAGGCGCCCAACTCGCTGGCGGGGTCAACATCGCCACGGGTGGATTTACGGGCTTCGCGGGTGCCGGTTTGGCCAACGTGTCCCGGGGCCCCTTCAAGGGGGCACAGCTTTCGTCCCTGAACTGGTCAGACGGTGACTTCACGGGCCTTCAAGCGGCGTCCATCAACTTCAACGACGGCGCCTTTCGCGGTTTGCAAGCCGCAAGCGTCAACGTCAACGGCGGAGGCTTCACCGGCATGCAAGCAGGGGCTGTAAACGTCAACGGCGGCTGGCTCAAAGGTGTGCAAGCGGGCGCCGTCAACGTGTCCGAAGGTTTAAACGGGGTTCAGGTCGCCGCGGTGAACATCGGAGGCGACGTCAGCGGCACACAAATTGCCGCGATCAACGTGGCCCGCAAGGTGCGGGGTGCGCAGATCGGGGTCATCAACGTGGCCGCATCGGTCGAGGGGGAGTCACTGGGGCTCTTGCCTCTCGTCAAGGACGGTTACCATCGCTTGGCGCTGTGGTCGAGTGATCTCAGCCTGAGCAACCTGGGCATCAAGCTGGGGGGCCGCCACGTGTACACGCTGCTCGGCGGGGGCGTTGGCAGCGGTAACGACGAGCGCCGCACCTACAGCACCTTCGTGGGCCTGGGCGGACATATCACGCCGTGGGGAGGGCCCCTCTTCCTCGACATCGATCTCGTCGCCACGCAGCAGGGGAACCGCGACGACTTCGGAGAAAGGGACAGCCTCGTGGGGACCTTGCGGGTGGTGTTGGGCTACGAGATCGCGCGCAGCTTCGCCGTCACGCTCGGCCCCACGTACAACGTACTCACCTCCTGGGAGGGGCAGGACTACGAGACCGGTCTCGGCGTTTTCGAGAAGGTCTACCGCGAGGGCGATACCACCGTGCGGCTCTTCCCGGGTTTCGTGCTGGGCGTGCAGATCTAA